A genomic window from Sphingobacterium sp. BN32 includes:
- a CDS encoding endonuclease/exonuclease/phosphatase family protein translates to MLINKKNLGFFSKTVMLGNLLAIVVLLLSYSASFIDPKSFWGIAFLGLGYLPILLINVGFILYWILRKPRFALLSLAAILLGWNLMTQHITFSKQVDLAPSDTSLRVMSFNAHMFSPIDGSEKPPKDEFIEIVNETKPDVLCVQEFYSTIKGNKRFSETVKNKADFDTYYFAPSTQNDYMAYGQAIFSKYPIINSGLIKKNEYGINRIIYADIVKNEDTIRVYNVHLRSFGLQNEDKEFIQNPGGAGGAEETATRRVGRKLKWAFEQRSNQAESLSEHMAETHLPKIIMGDFNDTPMSYSVNLIGKDMKNAFQEKGNGWGITHFEMLPILQIDYIFADKQFAVNNYHIIKKKLSDHYPIWADLSIHKGN, encoded by the coding sequence ATGTTAATTAACAAAAAGAACTTAGGTTTTTTCAGTAAAACCGTTATGCTTGGCAATTTGCTTGCAATTGTCGTTCTACTTTTAAGCTACAGCGCTTCGTTTATCGATCCAAAGTCTTTCTGGGGTATTGCGTTTTTGGGATTAGGGTATTTGCCTATTCTGCTTATCAATGTTGGTTTTATTCTTTATTGGATACTGCGAAAGCCCCGGTTTGCACTTCTTTCTCTTGCTGCCATCTTATTAGGTTGGAACTTGATGACGCAGCATATCACGTTTAGTAAGCAAGTTGACTTAGCGCCGTCGGACACGTCGCTTCGCGTTATGTCCTTCAATGCTCATATGTTCTCTCCTATTGACGGTTCTGAAAAACCTCCTAAGGATGAATTCATCGAAATCGTAAATGAAACGAAGCCGGACGTCTTATGTGTGCAAGAGTTCTACAGCACCATCAAAGGCAACAAGCGCTTTAGCGAGACGGTGAAGAACAAAGCCGACTTTGACACCTATTACTTCGCTCCATCGACACAGAACGATTATATGGCCTATGGACAGGCTATTTTCTCTAAATATCCTATTATCAACTCTGGACTGATCAAAAAGAATGAATACGGTATTAACCGCATCATCTATGCTGATATTGTGAAAAACGAAGATACAATCCGTGTTTACAATGTACACCTTCGCTCTTTTGGGTTGCAAAATGAGGATAAGGAATTCATTCAGAACCCCGGCGGAGCGGGAGGTGCGGAAGAGACAGCGACTCGCCGCGTGGGGAGAAAGCTGAAATGGGCTTTCGAGCAGCGCAGTAATCAAGCGGAGTCATTATCTGAACATATGGCAGAAACTCACCTGCCGAAGATTATTATGGGTGATTTTAATGATACACCTATGTCTTACAGCGTCAATCTGATCGGAAAGGATATGAAGAATGCCTTTCAGGAGAAAGGAAATGGTTGGGGTATCACACATTTTGAGATGCTTCCGATCCTTCAGATCGATTATATCTTTGCTGACAAGCAATTCGCTGTCAACAATTACCATATCATTAAGAAGAAGCTATCAGATCACTACCCGATTTGGGCAGATTTAAGTATACACAAAGGAAATTAA
- a CDS encoding S41 family peptidase yields MQKGRKRNIFVAATYAATLLLGLILGQNYADQERISSGGSLVPIGISDNAYKIQQVVDLISTRYVDSINMDSVQNGAINHIISHLDPYSLFLMPNESQTQTEILEGTFEGIGMEYFNLNDTLLVVGVITNGPADKAGFKVGDRILKISNKPVAGNLVSKEEIEKLIRGKRGTEVEMFIQRDSIALPFPLKAKRDQISVSSLDVAYMIEPTVAFIRIRRFGLKTAEEFRNAIIELKKQGAKNLILDLRDNGGGYFHIAIKLASEFFADQRLVVYTEGAHEARRDYLSESKGNYANGKLVVLVNERTASASEVVAGAVQDWDRGILIGRRTYGKGIVQELFDFSDGSTINLSIARYYTPLGRSIQRKYSPNWSIMQDYASMYSGLWSLDTTYAHGKSYQTGLGKKLFSGGGIVPDLLVPVDSNEVSIIYQDLAQSSLVEQFVYSRFTKKLPAYSIENFLQGYTLPNSEYSSFINFLNQRGVRLSQRKQIDLHDLIQSDIEALLGRYYFGREAYFKVKNRYDFFIEKALQQLNTQS; encoded by the coding sequence ATGCAAAAAGGAAGAAAGAGGAACATTTTCGTTGCAGCTACTTATGCGGCTACACTTCTATTAGGATTGATTCTCGGGCAGAATTACGCTGACCAAGAGCGAATCAGTTCTGGTGGTTCCTTGGTGCCTATTGGTATCTCCGATAATGCTTATAAGATACAACAGGTCGTAGACCTTATTTCCACCCGATATGTAGATAGCATCAATATGGATTCTGTACAGAACGGTGCCATCAATCATATCATCTCCCATCTAGATCCTTACTCCCTGTTTCTGATGCCCAATGAGTCGCAGACGCAAACCGAGATTCTTGAAGGTACTTTTGAAGGGATTGGAATGGAGTATTTCAATCTGAACGACACATTGTTAGTGGTCGGAGTCATCACCAATGGTCCGGCGGATAAAGCGGGCTTCAAAGTTGGAGATCGGATTCTAAAGATCAGTAATAAGCCTGTTGCCGGTAATTTGGTGTCTAAGGAAGAGATTGAGAAACTTATTCGTGGAAAGCGCGGTACGGAGGTGGAGATGTTCATCCAGCGCGATTCCATCGCTTTGCCATTCCCGTTGAAAGCAAAGCGAGATCAGATCAGCGTAAGCTCTCTGGATGTGGCCTACATGATCGAACCTACAGTCGCTTTCATTCGTATTCGTCGTTTCGGTTTGAAAACCGCGGAGGAGTTTCGCAATGCAATCATTGAGCTTAAGAAGCAAGGCGCCAAGAACCTGATCCTCGACCTGAGAGATAACGGAGGTGGATATTTTCATATTGCGATCAAGCTGGCTAGTGAGTTCTTTGCCGATCAGCGATTAGTAGTATATACTGAAGGTGCGCATGAAGCGCGCAGAGATTATCTATCAGAAAGCAAAGGTAACTACGCCAATGGTAAACTGGTGGTACTGGTTAATGAACGTACGGCTTCTGCAAGTGAAGTTGTGGCAGGTGCTGTGCAAGATTGGGATAGGGGTATTCTGATTGGCCGTCGTACCTATGGGAAAGGGATTGTTCAGGAACTCTTCGATTTCTCAGATGGATCGACGATCAACTTAAGCATCGCGCGATACTATACGCCGCTCGGACGTAGCATCCAACGCAAATACAGTCCTAACTGGTCGATTATGCAAGATTACGCATCCATGTATAGTGGGCTGTGGTCATTAGATACGACCTATGCGCATGGGAAATCATACCAGACAGGATTGGGTAAAAAGCTCTTCTCCGGTGGAGGTATTGTGCCTGACTTATTAGTCCCAGTAGATTCTAACGAGGTGAGTATTATTTATCAAGATTTAGCTCAATCAAGCCTTGTTGAGCAGTTTGTTTACAGTCGCTTTACGAAAAAACTTCCAGCGTACTCTATCGAGAACTTCTTGCAAGGATATACTCTTCCAAATTCAGAGTACAGCAGCTTCATTAATTTCCTTAATCAAAGGGGAGTACGACTAAGCCAAAGAAAGCAGATAGACTTGCATGATCTGATACAGAGTGATATCGAAGCGCTCCTAGGCAGATATTACTTCGGTAGGGAAGCTTATTTCAAAGTGAAGAACCGTTATGATTTCTTTATTGAGAAGGCCTTGCAGCAGCTGAACACGCAATCTTAA
- a CDS encoding n-acetylglutamate synthase yields MNVRSINYHNRIFRTLSNSNNGETSAETEFHYKHIGNIVFADYSGGAIKYGHLLGIISEYGTIDMRYHQVNHAGELMTGVCQSRPEILANGKIRLHETWQWTSGDLSKGESIVEEI; encoded by the coding sequence ATGAACGTAAGATCTATCAACTACCACAATCGTATATTCCGAACCTTAAGCAATAGCAACAACGGCGAAACCTCCGCAGAAACAGAGTTCCACTATAAGCATATCGGCAATATTGTCTTTGCAGACTACAGTGGCGGAGCCATTAAATATGGACACCTTTTGGGGATAATCTCCGAGTATGGCACAATCGATATGCGCTATCATCAGGTTAATCATGCCGGAGAACTCATGACCGGTGTGTGCCAATCGCGTCCTGAAATCTTAGCAAATGGGAAGATTCGGCTTCATGAAACTTGGCAATGGACTTCTGGTGACCTCAGCAAAGGCGAAAGTATTGTCGAAGAAATATAA